A window of Pseudomonas monteilii contains these coding sequences:
- a CDS encoding ATP-dependent DNA helicase DinG, protein MISTELKSTIQGAYSRFLEAKSLRPRYGQRLMIAEVAKVLGDIPCDDEGRRSGEPAVVAVEAGTGTGKTVAYSLAAIPAAKAAGKRLVIATATVALQEQIVFKDLPDLMRNSGLNFSFALAKGRGRYLCLSKLDLLLQEGNAHSATAQLFEEEGFHIEVDEASQKLFNTMIERLAGNRWDGDRDSWPEAVDDQAWARLTTDHGQCTGRHCPNFQQCVFYKAREGMGKVDVIVTNHDMVLADLALGGGAVLPDPRDTVYVFDEGHHLPDKAIGHFAHYSRLRSTADWLEQTAKNLTKLLAQHPLPGDLGRLIEQVPELARALRTQQQFMFTLCEQIADFRPGEDVEGRERPRYRFEGGVVPDAMREAGLELKKGFGQLNDLFTRLADLLKEGMDGEKNIGIASHQAEEWYPLFGTLVTRAQGNWELWGAFTAEDPEDNPPMARWLTLVEGGALFDIEVNASPILAADMLRRSLWNVAHGALVTSATLTALGKFDRFRMRSGVPRDAVTCVVPSPFHHADAGVLRVPDLRADPRDVPAHTAAIIRDLPDLVEGSRGSLVLFSSRKQMQDVFDGLDRDWRKVVLIQGNLSKQETLNKHKARVDDGQSSVLFGLASFAEGVDLPGAYCEHVVIAKIPFAVPDDPVEAALAEWIEARGGNPFMEIAVPDASLRLIQACGRLLRTEQDRGTITLLDRRVVTQRYGKAILNALPPFRREIG, encoded by the coding sequence ATGATCAGTACCGAACTCAAGAGCACCATCCAGGGCGCCTATTCGCGTTTCCTCGAGGCCAAGAGCCTGCGTCCCCGTTATGGCCAGCGGCTGATGATCGCCGAAGTGGCCAAGGTCCTCGGCGACATCCCCTGCGACGACGAAGGGCGGCGGTCCGGTGAGCCGGCCGTGGTCGCGGTCGAGGCAGGCACCGGTACCGGCAAGACCGTCGCCTACAGCCTGGCGGCCATTCCGGCGGCCAAGGCAGCCGGCAAGCGCCTGGTGATCGCCACCGCCACCGTGGCCCTGCAGGAGCAGATCGTCTTCAAGGACCTGCCCGACCTGATGCGCAACAGCGGGCTGAACTTCAGCTTCGCCTTGGCCAAGGGCCGTGGCCGCTACCTGTGCCTGTCCAAGCTCGACCTGCTGCTGCAGGAAGGCAACGCCCATTCGGCCACCGCGCAGCTGTTCGAGGAGGAGGGCTTTCACATCGAGGTCGACGAGGCCAGCCAGAAGCTCTTCAATACCATGATCGAGCGCCTGGCCGGCAACCGCTGGGATGGCGACCGCGACAGCTGGCCCGAGGCCGTGGACGACCAGGCCTGGGCCCGGCTGACCACCGATCATGGCCAGTGCACCGGCCGACACTGTCCGAATTTCCAGCAGTGCGTGTTCTACAAAGCCCGCGAAGGCATGGGCAAGGTGGACGTCATCGTCACCAACCACGACATGGTCTTGGCCGACCTGGCGCTGGGCGGCGGTGCCGTGCTGCCCGATCCGCGCGACACGGTCTATGTGTTCGACGAGGGCCATCACCTGCCGGACAAGGCCATCGGCCACTTCGCCCATTATTCGCGCCTGCGTTCCACCGCCGACTGGCTGGAGCAGACCGCCAAGAACCTCACCAAGCTGCTGGCCCAGCACCCGCTACCGGGCGACCTGGGCCGGCTGATCGAGCAGGTGCCGGAACTGGCGCGGGCCCTGCGCACCCAGCAGCAGTTCATGTTCACCCTGTGCGAGCAGATCGCCGATTTCCGCCCTGGCGAGGACGTCGAAGGCCGCGAGCGGCCGCGTTATCGCTTCGAGGGCGGGGTGGTGCCCGACGCCATGCGCGAGGCGGGCCTGGAACTGAAGAAAGGTTTCGGCCAGCTGAACGACCTGTTCACTCGTCTGGCCGACCTGCTCAAGGAAGGCATGGACGGCGAGAAGAACATCGGCATCGCCAGCCACCAGGCCGAGGAGTGGTACCCGCTGTTCGGCACCCTGGTGACCCGTGCCCAGGGCAACTGGGAACTGTGGGGCGCGTTCACCGCCGAAGACCCGGAAGACAACCCGCCCATGGCGCGCTGGCTGACCTTGGTCGAAGGCGGTGCCTTGTTCGACATCGAGGTCAACGCCAGCCCGATCCTGGCTGCCGACATGCTGCGCCGCAGCTTGTGGAACGTGGCCCATGGCGCGCTGGTGACCTCGGCGACGCTGACCGCGCTGGGCAAGTTCGACCGCTTCCGCATGCGTTCCGGCGTGCCCCGCGATGCGGTCACCTGCGTGGTGCCCAGCCCGTTCCACCATGCCGATGCCGGTGTGCTGCGGGTGCCCGACCTGCGGGCCGACCCGCGCGACGTGCCCGCGCACACCGCTGCCATCATCCGCGACCTGCCCGACCTGGTCGAAGGCTCGCGCGGCTCGCTGGTGCTGTTCTCCTCGCGCAAGCAGATGCAGGACGTGTTCGACGGGCTGGACCGCGACTGGCGCAAGGTCGTGCTGATTCAGGGCAACCTGTCCAAGCAGGAAACCCTCAACAAGCACAAGGCCCGGGTCGACGACGGCCAGTCCAGCGTGCTGTTCGGGCTGGCCAGTTTCGCCGAGGGCGTCGACCTGCCTGGCGCCTATTGCGAGCACGTGGTGATCGCCAAGATCCCGTTCGCCGTACCGGACGATCCGGTGGAGGCGGCCCTGGCCGAGTGGATCGAGGCGCGGGGCGGCAATCCGTTCATGGAGATCGCCGTGCCGGATGCCTCGCTGCGTCTGATCCAGGCGTGCGGTCGACTGCTGCGGACCGAACAGGACCGCGGCACCATCACCTTGCTGGACCGGCGCGTGGTCACCCAGCGCTACGGAAAGGCTATCCTCAATGCGTTGCCGCCTTTCCGGCGGGAGATTGGCTGA
- a CDS encoding zinc chelation protein SecC: MTQQPHVHGPDCNHDHDHHHDHDHGHVHGPHCNHAPQEPVRNALKDVGRNDPCPCGSEKKFKKCHGA; this comes from the coding sequence ATGACCCAGCAACCCCATGTTCACGGCCCTGACTGCAACCACGATCATGACCATCATCACGACCATGACCACGGCCACGTGCATGGCCCGCACTGCAACCACGCCCCGCAAGAGCCGGTGCGCAACGCGCTGAAGGACGTAGGCCGCAACGACCCGTGCCCCTGCGGCAGCGAGAAGAAATTCAAGAAGTGCCACGGGGCTTGA
- a CDS encoding acyl-homoserine lactone acylase subunit beta, producing MAVLRFPSSRPRLRAAAMLCGVLGLAGCQTVSQQSTLPPSAGVQPLKGLAQNVSVRRNPQGMPLIESSTFHDALFSLGYLHAVDRIEQMITLRLLAQGRLAELEGPQALDTDRLMRAANLRRSADQLYADASPRLKRFFEVYARGVNAYLFRFRDALPGNLAKAGYRPDYWKPEDSALLFSLYAFSQSVNLQEELAGLTLAQRVGVDRLAWLLPSAADEPLPEAEAAKLQGLDLTRGLPGLGALNAASQRLAAFDLLGSPGSASWVLGPQRSQSGRSLLASDSRAAWALSPVQIHTGKYQAAGLTLPGLPLILAGFNGKLAWSSSAVMADNQDLYLEKLRRQGNQLTYLADGKWQPARGRTETFLVRGQRPQREVLYETRHGTLLGQPGNEALGLALQMPTLQGDRSLDALFDLTRASTLERASDSARAIGAAALNLVFADAQHIGWQVTGRYPNRRDGQGLLPSPGWDGRYDWDGYADAMLHPYDQDPASGWIGHANQRSLARGYGMQLSNTWDYPERAERLAQLIGTGRHDARSLAAMQNDQLTPLAGKLKQMLDAPGMASALPQAIDALPAAQRDLARQALARLKAFDGRLSAQSADAALYALFLHQVARQTFLDELGPESGEAWQTFVANARLSYSAQADHLLGRDDSPFWDDRSTPQHEDKPTILARSLAAAMEAGRAQLGNDPRTWQWGRLHAYHWPMPTWQGLGDGVARPARAAGGDFSTLALTPYAWGRDFDTQLPPSVRLIVDFGQAEPLRVLTSTGPSGHSASARANDGLQDWFAGRFTTLPLQPQHFTQGYGSQRLSLVPER from the coding sequence ATGGCCGTCCTTCGTTTTCCTTCCTCGCGCCCACGCCTGCGTGCGGCGGCGATGCTTTGCGGCGTGCTCGGCCTGGCCGGCTGTCAGACAGTGTCCCAGCAGTCCACCTTGCCCCCGAGCGCAGGCGTACAGCCACTCAAGGGCCTAGCCCAGAACGTCTCGGTGCGGCGCAATCCCCAGGGCATGCCGTTGATCGAGAGCAGCACGTTCCACGACGCGCTGTTCAGCCTCGGCTACCTGCACGCCGTAGACCGTATCGAGCAGATGATCACCCTGCGCCTGCTGGCGCAGGGGCGGTTGGCCGAGCTGGAAGGTCCGCAGGCCCTGGACACCGACCGCTTGATGCGCGCCGCCAACCTGCGGCGCAGCGCCGACCAGCTGTACGCCGACGCCTCGCCGCGCCTGAAGCGCTTCTTCGAGGTCTATGCCCGGGGCGTCAACGCCTACCTGTTCCGCTTCCGCGACGCCCTGCCGGGCAACCTGGCCAAGGCCGGCTATCGACCCGACTACTGGAAACCCGAAGACTCGGCCTTGCTGTTCAGCCTCTACGCCTTCAGCCAGTCGGTGAACCTGCAGGAAGAGCTTGCCGGCCTGACCCTGGCGCAACGGGTCGGCGTCGATCGGCTGGCCTGGCTGTTGCCCAGCGCCGCAGACGAACCGCTGCCCGAGGCCGAGGCGGCCAAGCTCCAGGGCCTGGACCTGACCCGCGGGTTGCCAGGGCTCGGTGCGCTGAATGCCGCCAGCCAGCGGTTGGCGGCCTTCGACCTGCTGGGCAGTCCAGGCTCGGCGAGCTGGGTCCTGGGCCCGCAGCGCAGCCAGAGCGGCCGCAGCCTGCTCGCCAGCGACAGCCGTGCGGCCTGGGCGTTGTCCCCGGTGCAGATCCACACGGGCAAATACCAGGCCGCCGGCCTGACCCTGCCGGGGTTGCCGCTGATCCTGGCCGGCTTCAACGGCAAGCTGGCCTGGAGCAGCAGCGCGGTGATGGCCGACAACCAGGACCTCTACCTGGAGAAACTGCGGCGCCAGGGCAACCAGCTGACCTACCTGGCCGACGGCAAATGGCAGCCCGCACGCGGACGTACCGAAACGTTCCTGGTCCGTGGCCAGCGCCCGCAGCGCGAGGTCCTGTACGAAACGCGGCATGGCACGCTGCTCGGGCAACCGGGCAACGAGGCCCTCGGCCTGGCCTTGCAGATGCCGACGCTGCAGGGCGATCGCAGCCTGGATGCACTGTTCGACCTGACCCGCGCCAGCACCCTGGAGCGCGCGTCCGACAGCGCACGCGCCATTGGCGCCGCCGCGCTCAACCTGGTCTTCGCCGACGCCCAGCACATCGGCTGGCAGGTCACCGGCCGCTACCCGAACCGGCGTGACGGGCAGGGCCTGCTGCCCTCGCCGGGCTGGGACGGACGTTACGACTGGGATGGCTATGCCGACGCGATGCTGCATCCCTATGACCAGGACCCTGCCAGTGGCTGGATCGGCCACGCCAACCAGCGCAGCCTGGCGCGCGGCTATGGCATGCAGCTGTCCAACACCTGGGACTACCCCGAGCGCGCCGAACGCCTGGCGCAACTGATCGGCACCGGGCGTCATGATGCGCGCAGCCTGGCGGCCATGCAGAACGATCAGCTCACGCCCCTGGCCGGCAAGCTCAAGCAGATGCTCGATGCACCCGGCATGGCCTCGGCGCTGCCACAGGCCATCGACGCCCTGCCTGCGGCGCAACGCGACCTTGCCCGTCAGGCTCTGGCTCGCCTCAAGGCTTTCGACGGTCGCCTGAGCGCCCAGTCGGCGGACGCGGCCCTGTACGCGCTGTTCCTGCACCAGGTCGCCCGGCAGACGTTCCTCGACGAGCTGGGCCCGGAGTCGGGCGAGGCCTGGCAGACCTTCGTCGCCAATGCGCGGCTGTCCTACTCGGCCCAGGCCGACCATCTGCTGGGGCGTGACGACAGCCCGTTCTGGGACGACCGTTCGACCCCGCAGCACGAAGACAAACCGACCATTCTGGCGCGCAGCCTGGCGGCCGCGATGGAGGCCGGCCGGGCGCAACTGGGCAACGATCCGCGCACCTGGCAATGGGGCCGCCTGCATGCCTACCACTGGCCGATGCCGACCTGGCAGGGGTTGGGCGATGGCGTGGCGCGCCCCGCGCGTGCTGCCGGTGGCGACTTCAGCACCCTGGCGCTCACGCCCTACGCCTGGGGCCGCGATTTCGACACGCAATTGCCACCGTCGGTACGCCTGATCGTCGATTTCGGCCAGGCCGAGCCGCTACGCGTGCTGACCAGCACCGGCCCGTCCGGCCACTCGGCCAGCGCCCGCGCGAACGACGGCCTCCAGGACTGGTTCGCAGGCCGCTTCACCACCTTGCCGCTGCAGCCGCAGCACTTCACCCAGGGGTATGGCAGCCAGCGCCTGAGCCTGGTCCCCGAGCGCTAG
- a CDS encoding DNA ligase-associated DEXH box helicase has product MDLVIARPEGLYCPPGDFYIDPWRPVERAVITHGHGDHSRPGNTHYLTAEPGAGVLRSRLGEDIRLQTLPYGQRLDHHGVTLSFHPAGHVLGSAQVRLEYQGEVWVASGDYKVEPDGTCTPFEPVRCHTFITESTFGLPIYRWPSQAEVFAEINAWWRANREQGKASVLFSYAFGKAQRILHGLDAGIGPILVHGAVEPLNRVYREAGVALPPTVYAGDVPRNDPMMREALIMAPPSASGSSWMKRFGDYSDAFASGWMLLRGTRRRRGVDRGFVLSDHADWPGLLWAIEQTGAERVMVTHGSVGVLVRYLNELGLDARAFVTEYGDEDDAQATPETPT; this is encoded by the coding sequence ATGGACCTCGTCATCGCCCGCCCCGAAGGGTTGTACTGCCCGCCCGGTGATTTCTACATCGATCCCTGGCGCCCGGTGGAGCGCGCGGTCATCACCCATGGCCACGGCGACCACTCCCGACCGGGCAATACCCATTACCTGACCGCCGAACCCGGCGCGGGCGTGCTGCGCAGCCGGCTGGGCGAGGACATTCGCCTGCAGACCTTGCCCTATGGGCAACGCCTCGATCACCACGGCGTGACCCTGAGTTTCCACCCGGCCGGACACGTGCTGGGGTCGGCCCAGGTACGCCTGGAATACCAGGGTGAAGTCTGGGTGGCTTCGGGCGACTACAAGGTCGAGCCGGACGGCACCTGCACCCCGTTCGAACCGGTGCGCTGCCATACCTTCATCACCGAGTCGACCTTCGGCCTGCCCATCTACCGCTGGCCGTCGCAGGCCGAGGTGTTCGCCGAGATCAACGCCTGGTGGCGCGCCAACCGCGAACAGGGCAAGGCCAGCGTGCTGTTCAGCTACGCCTTCGGCAAGGCCCAGCGCATCCTCCATGGGCTGGACGCCGGGATCGGGCCGATCCTGGTGCACGGCGCCGTGGAGCCGCTCAACCGGGTTTACCGTGAGGCCGGTGTGGCCTTGCCACCGACGGTGTACGCCGGCGATGTACCGCGCAACGACCCGATGATGCGCGAGGCCTTGATCATGGCGCCGCCCTCGGCCTCGGGCAGCAGCTGGATGAAACGCTTCGGCGACTACAGCGACGCCTTCGCCAGCGGCTGGATGCTGCTGCGCGGCACCCGTCGGCGGCGCGGCGTGGACCGGGGCTTCGTGCTGTCCGACCATGCCGACTGGCCGGGGCTGCTGTGGGCCATTGAGCAGACTGGCGCAGAGCGGGTGATGGTCACCCACGGCTCGGTCGGCGTGCTGGTGCGTTACCTCAACGAGCTGGGGCTCGACGCACGAGCGTTCGTCACCGAATACGGCGACGAAGACGATGCCCAGGCCACCCCGGAGACCCCGACATGA
- a CDS encoding ATP-dependent DNA ligase (catalyzes the ATP-dependent formation of a phosphodiester at the site of a single strand break in duplex DNA), producing the protein MKAFAELYLRLDATTSSNAKLRALQDYFAEAAPHEAAWAVYFLAGGRPRQLVPTRLLRELTIELTGLPEWLFEESYQSVGDLAEAISLLLPSSEQTSDEDLAHWVEVHLLPLRGQAPEQIKEQLPALWARLDRPSLMLCLKLITGSFRVGVSKLLVTRALAQLAGLDAKRVAQRLVGYTDLSHRPTAASYQKLIAPESADEHAQRGGQPYPFFLAHALQAPTEQFDALLGPTGDWQAEWKWDGIRAQVVKRDGQLWIWSRGEELVTDRFPELHSLVDSLPDGVVLDGEILVWKAPDAGQEAAVQPFALLQQRLGRKTLGKKLLADAPVVLQAYDLLEWEGEDWRTRPQHVRRAQLEHLVEHHPSAPVLLSPLLTGKDWADLAQQREQSRALGVEGLMLKQREALYGVGRTKDMGLWWKWKIDPFSVDAVLIYAQRGHGRRASLYSDYTFAVWDGPPGSPDRTLVPFAKAYSGLTDAEMRKVDAIVRKTTVDTFGPVRSVTPTLVFELGFEGIALSKRHKSGIAVRFPRMLRWRHDKPVDEADDLATLQDLLA; encoded by the coding sequence ATGAAGGCCTTCGCCGAGCTTTACCTGCGCCTGGACGCCACCACCTCCAGCAACGCCAAGCTTCGTGCGTTGCAGGACTATTTTGCCGAGGCGGCGCCCCATGAAGCGGCCTGGGCCGTGTATTTCCTGGCCGGCGGCCGCCCTCGGCAACTGGTGCCCACGCGCCTGCTGCGCGAACTGACCATCGAGCTGACGGGCTTGCCTGAATGGTTGTTCGAGGAAAGCTACCAGTCGGTGGGCGACCTGGCCGAAGCCATCTCGCTGCTATTGCCGTCGTCCGAGCAGACCAGTGACGAGGACCTGGCGCACTGGGTCGAAGTGCACCTGCTGCCGCTGCGTGGTCAGGCGCCCGAGCAGATCAAGGAGCAACTGCCGGCGCTGTGGGCACGCCTGGACCGGCCCAGCCTGATGCTCTGCCTCAAGCTGATCACCGGCAGCTTCCGGGTCGGGGTGTCGAAGCTGCTGGTCACCCGCGCCCTCGCGCAACTGGCCGGGCTGGACGCCAAGCGCGTCGCCCAGCGCCTGGTGGGCTACACCGACCTGTCCCATCGGCCGACGGCGGCCAGCTACCAGAAGCTGATCGCCCCGGAGTCGGCGGACGAGCATGCCCAGCGCGGTGGACAACCCTACCCGTTCTTCCTGGCTCACGCCCTGCAAGCGCCCACCGAGCAGTTCGATGCACTGCTCGGGCCGACCGGCGACTGGCAGGCCGAATGGAAGTGGGACGGCATCCGCGCCCAGGTGGTCAAGCGTGACGGCCAGTTGTGGATCTGGTCACGCGGCGAAGAGCTGGTCACCGACCGCTTTCCGGAACTGCACAGCCTGGTCGACAGCCTGCCCGACGGCGTCGTGCTCGATGGCGAAATCCTGGTCTGGAAAGCGCCCGACGCCGGGCAGGAAGCGGCGGTCCAGCCCTTTGCCCTCCTGCAGCAGCGATTAGGGCGCAAGACCCTGGGCAAGAAACTGTTGGCCGATGCCCCGGTGGTGCTGCAAGCCTACGACCTGCTCGAATGGGAAGGCGAAGACTGGCGCACGCGCCCTCAGCACGTACGACGCGCCCAGCTCGAACACCTGGTCGAGCACCACCCCTCGGCACCGGTGCTGCTCTCGCCGCTGCTCACGGGCAAGGACTGGGCCGATCTTGCCCAGCAGCGCGAGCAGTCACGGGCCCTGGGCGTCGAAGGGCTGATGCTCAAGCAGCGTGAAGCGCTGTACGGCGTCGGGCGCACCAAGGACATGGGCCTGTGGTGGAAGTGGAAGATCGACCCGTTCAGCGTGGACGCCGTGCTGATCTACGCACAACGAGGCCATGGACGCCGCGCCAGCCTCTACAGCGACTACACCTTCGCGGTCTGGGACGGCCCGCCCGGTTCGCCGGACCGTACCCTGGTGCCTTTCGCCAAGGCCTACTCGGGGCTGACCGATGCCGAAATGCGCAAGGTCGACGCCATCGTGCGCAAGACCACCGTCGACACCTTCGGCCCGGTGCGCAGCGTGACACCAACCTTGGTGTTCGAGCTGGGGTTCGAGGGCATCGCCCTGTCCAAGCGCCACAAGAGCGGCATCGCCGTGCGCTTCCCGCGCATGCTGCGCTGGCGCCACGACAAACCGGTGGACGAGGCCGACGACCTGGCGACCCTGCAGGACCTGCTGGCCTGA
- a CDS encoding succinylglutamate desuccinylase, with amino-acid sequence MRHMIHDLLGPTPGSVRQLHSFHYGPSTGGKVYIQASLHADELPGMLVAWHLKHRLAALEAEGQLRHEIVLVPVANPAGLEQVVLDAPLGRFELHSGENFNRHFVDLSDTIGDQVEGLLGQDPELNQELIRDHLRRNLLAHPAHTPLQAQRLTLQRLACDADLILDLHCDFEAVEHLYTTPEAWPQIEPLAGYLGAQASLLATDSGGQSFDECFSLLWLQLQQRFARRFPIPTGSVSVTLELRGQADVSHGLAERDCQAILDYLTFRGALAGQAPPPPAPPRPATPLAAVELLVAPHGGLLVFRAKPGQYLEAGQVVAEVIDPLDDRVTPIHTQQAGLLYARSGRRLATHGMAIAHVAGERLCRSGYLLAP; translated from the coding sequence ATGCGCCACATGATCCATGACCTGCTCGGGCCCACGCCCGGCAGCGTCCGTCAACTGCACAGCTTTCACTACGGCCCGAGCACCGGCGGCAAGGTCTACATCCAGGCCTCGCTGCACGCCGACGAACTGCCCGGCATGCTGGTGGCCTGGCACCTCAAGCATCGATTGGCCGCGCTGGAAGCCGAAGGGCAACTGCGGCACGAGATCGTCCTGGTGCCGGTCGCCAACCCGGCGGGCCTGGAGCAGGTCGTGCTCGATGCACCGCTGGGGCGCTTCGAGTTGCACAGCGGCGAAAACTTCAACCGGCACTTCGTCGACCTGTCCGACACGATCGGCGACCAGGTCGAAGGCCTGCTCGGCCAGGACCCGGAGCTGAACCAGGAGCTGATCCGCGACCACCTGCGGCGCAACCTGCTGGCCCATCCGGCCCACACCCCGTTGCAGGCCCAACGCCTGACCCTGCAGCGCCTGGCCTGCGACGCCGACCTGATCCTCGACCTGCACTGCGATTTCGAGGCAGTCGAGCACCTCTACACCACGCCCGAGGCCTGGCCACAGATCGAACCCCTGGCCGGCTATCTGGGCGCCCAGGCCAGCCTGCTGGCCACCGACTCGGGCGGTCAGTCGTTCGATGAATGTTTCAGCCTGCTGTGGTTGCAGCTGCAGCAACGGTTCGCCAGGCGTTTTCCGATCCCCACGGGCAGCGTTTCGGTGACCCTCGAGTTGCGCGGGCAGGCGGATGTCAGCCATGGGCTGGCTGAACGGGACTGCCAGGCGATCCTCGACTACCTGACATTCAGGGGCGCCCTGGCAGGCCAGGCACCGCCACCGCCCGCGCCGCCACGTCCGGCGACCCCCCTGGCGGCCGTGGAATTGCTGGTGGCGCCGCATGGCGGCCTGCTGGTGTTCCGGGCCAAGCCAGGGCAATACCTGGAGGCCGGCCAGGTGGTCGCCGAGGTCATCGATCCGCTCGACGATCGCGTCACGCCCATCCACACGCAGCAGGCAGGCCTGCTCTACGCGCGCAGCGGCCGCCGCCTGGCCACCCACGGCATGGCCATCGCCCATGTGGCAGGCGAACGTCTCTGTCGCTCAGGCTACCTGCTGGCGCCTTGA
- a CDS encoding DEAD/DEAH box helicase has translation MSEHHVIEHRGETLWLLVDKALYWPREKTLLIADLHLGKAASYRALHQPVPRGTTELNLSRLDALLAAYDCKRLVVLGDFLHAKTARAPAVMARLEAWRARHSDLDIVLIRGNHDQHAGDPPASLGMQVVDEPWLLGPFALRHEPEPHPTHAVLAGHVHPVYVLRGRGRQRLRLPCYVVEDGVSLLPAFGEFTGGWEVKPTGAARVYLTGGERVWAVP, from the coding sequence GTGAGTGAGCACCACGTCATCGAACATCGCGGGGAAACGTTGTGGTTGCTGGTGGACAAGGCGCTGTATTGGCCTCGGGAGAAAACCCTGCTGATCGCTGACCTGCACCTGGGCAAGGCCGCCAGCTACCGGGCTCTGCACCAGCCGGTGCCGCGCGGCACCACAGAATTGAACCTGTCGCGCCTGGACGCCTTGCTGGCGGCATACGACTGCAAACGCCTGGTCGTGCTCGGCGACTTCCTGCATGCCAAGACCGCACGTGCCCCCGCCGTCATGGCGCGCCTGGAAGCCTGGCGCGCGCGTCATTCTGACTTGGACATCGTGCTGATTCGCGGCAACCACGACCAGCATGCCGGCGATCCGCCTGCCAGCCTGGGCATGCAGGTGGTCGACGAGCCTTGGTTGCTGGGGCCCTTCGCCCTGCGTCATGAGCCCGAGCCGCACCCGACCCATGCCGTACTGGCAGGACACGTGCATCCGGTCTACGTGTTGCGCGGGCGCGGTCGGCAACGGTTACGCCTGCCTTGCTACGTCGTAGAGGACGGGGTCAGCCTGTTGCCGGCCTTCGGGGAGTTCACAGGCGGCTGGGAGGTCAAGCCCACCGGAGCCGCCAGGGTCTACCTGACGGGCGGCGAGCGGGTCTGGGCCGTGCCGTGA
- the dcd gene encoding dCTP deaminase (Catalyzes the formation of dUTP from dCTP in thymidylate biosynthesis) has protein sequence MSIKSDKWIRRMAQEHGMIEPFVERQVRGEQDSRVISFGVSSYGYDVRCADEFKVFTNINSATVDPKNFDAGSFVDIKSDVCIIPPNSFALARTVEYFRIPRNVLTICLGKSTYARCGIIVNVTPLEPEWEGHVTLEFSNTTTLPAKIYANEGVAQMLFLESDEACEVSYKDRGGKYQGQRGVTLPRT, from the coding sequence ATGAGCATCAAATCGGACAAGTGGATTCGCCGCATGGCGCAGGAACACGGCATGATCGAGCCGTTCGTCGAGCGCCAGGTGCGCGGCGAGCAGGACAGCCGGGTCATCTCCTTTGGCGTCTCGAGCTACGGCTACGACGTGCGCTGCGCCGATGAATTCAAGGTGTTCACCAACATCAACTCGGCCACCGTCGACCCGAAGAACTTCGACGCCGGCAGCTTCGTCGACATCAAGAGCGACGTCTGCATCATTCCGCCCAACTCCTTCGCCCTGGCGCGCACCGTCGAGTACTTCCGCATCCCGCGCAACGTGCTGACCATCTGCCTGGGCAAGAGCACCTACGCGCGTTGCGGCATCATCGTCAACGTGACGCCGCTCGAGCCGGAATGGGAAGGCCACGTGACGCTGGAATTCTCCAATACCACCACCTTGCCGGCCAAGATCTACGCCAACGAAGGCGTGGCACAGATGCTGTTCCTCGAGTCGGACGAAGCCTGCGAAGTCTCGTACAAGGACCGTGGCGGCAAGTACCAGGGCCAGCGTGGTGTCACCCTGCCACGTACCTGA
- a CDS encoding cold-shock protein — protein sequence MSNRQSGTVKWFNDEKGYGFITPQSGDDLFVHFKAIQADGFKTLKEGQAVTFVATRGQKGMQAEEVQIA from the coding sequence ATGTCCAATCGCCAATCCGGTACCGTCAAGTGGTTCAACGATGAGAAGGGCTACGGCTTCATCACTCCTCAGTCGGGTGACGACCTGTTCGTACACTTCAAGGCCATCCAGGCTGACGGCTTCAAAACCCTGAAAGAAGGCCAGGCTGTTACTTTCGTCGCTACCCGCGGCCAGAAAGGCATGCAGGCTGAAGAAGTGCAGATCGCCTAA